A stretch of the Proteus sp. ZN5 genome encodes the following:
- the tolR gene encoding colicin uptake protein TolR, with product MARGRSSRRGVKSEINIVPLLDVLLVLLLIFMATAPIISQSVEVDLPEATETQTVSSSDNPPVIVEVAGVGQYNIRVDQEVLELLPQEQIMAEAKRQLEKNPKVVFLIGGAKDVPYDEIIKALNMLRQAGVKSVGLMTQPM from the coding sequence ATGGCACGGGGTCGCAGTAGCCGCCGAGGCGTAAAATCAGAGATTAACATTGTTCCTTTGCTAGACGTATTATTGGTACTGTTACTTATTTTTATGGCAACAGCACCTATTATCTCGCAAAGTGTTGAGGTTGATCTTCCTGAAGCAACAGAGACACAAACTGTTTCAAGTAGCGATAACCCTCCTGTGATTGTCGAAGTTGCAGGTGTTGGGCAATACAACATTCGTGTTGATCAGGAAGTATTAGAATTATTACCACAAGAACAGATTATGGCTGAAGCCAAACGACAATTGGAAAAAAATCCGAAAGTTGTATTTCTTATTGGCGGTGCTAAAGATGTTCCTTATGATGAGATAATTAAAGCGCTCAACATGTTACGTCAAGCAGGTGTTAAATCTGTAGGTTTAATGACTCAACCTATGTAA
- the ybgC gene encoding tol-pal system-associated acyl-CoA thioesterase, translated as MQFLWPVRVYYEDTDAGGVVYHASYLKYFERARTELLREKGFHQHDLREYDHVVFVVRKLSIEYIAPARLDNLLQIESEITTLRGASMTFSQKIINEDGCVLCSAEVLVVCVDSSKMKPVALPKSIIAEFK; from the coding sequence ATGCAGTTTCTTTGGCCTGTTCGTGTTTATTATGAAGATACTGATGCTGGTGGTGTTGTTTATCACGCCAGTTATCTGAAGTATTTTGAACGCGCTAGAACTGAACTACTCAGAGAAAAAGGTTTTCATCAGCATGATTTACGGGAGTATGATCATGTTGTATTTGTTGTACGTAAATTATCAATAGAATATATTGCGCCAGCTCGACTTGATAATCTTTTGCAAATAGAAAGTGAAATTACCACATTGCGTGGTGCTTCAATGACATTTTCTCAAAAGATTATTAATGAAGATGGTTGTGTATTGTGTAGCGCAGAAGTGCTCGTTGTCTGCGTAGATTCATCAAAAATGAAGCCAGTAGCGCTTCCTAAGTCCATTATCGCGGAGTTTAAGTAG
- the tolQ gene encoding Tol-Pal system protein TolQ, which yields MADMNVIDLFLKAGLLVKLIMLLLIGFSIASWAIIIQRTKVLNAADREAADFEDKFWSGTDLARLYKDSQARRDELSGSEQIFHSGFKEFARLHQASVHAPDAVVNGASRAMRVSFNRELESLENHIPFLGTVGSISPYIGLFGTVWGIMHAFIALGSVKQATLQMVAPGIAEALIATAIGLFAAIPAVMAYNRFTQRVNKLEQSYDNFMEEFLTILHRQAFASAEKK from the coding sequence GTGGCTGACATGAATGTTATCGATCTCTTCCTAAAAGCAGGGCTTTTAGTCAAGTTGATCATGTTGCTTTTAATCGGATTTTCTATTGCATCTTGGGCGATTATTATTCAGCGAACTAAAGTTCTGAATGCCGCCGATCGTGAAGCTGCAGATTTTGAAGATAAATTCTGGTCAGGTACTGATTTGGCACGTTTATATAAAGATAGCCAAGCTCGTCGTGATGAATTATCTGGCTCAGAGCAGATTTTTCATTCTGGCTTTAAAGAATTTGCGCGTTTGCATCAGGCAAGCGTTCATGCGCCTGATGCGGTTGTTAATGGCGCATCAAGGGCAATGCGTGTCTCTTTCAATCGTGAATTAGAATCTTTAGAAAACCATATTCCTTTCCTAGGTACTGTCGGTTCCATCAGTCCATATATTGGCCTGTTCGGTACAGTCTGGGGGATCATGCACGCATTTATTGCATTAGGTAGTGTTAAACAAGCAACATTACAAATGGTCGCACCCGGCATTGCTGAAGCTCTGATTGCAACAGCTATCGGTTTATTTGCGGCAATCCCCGCAGTTATGGCTTATAACCGGTTTACGCAGCGTGTAAATAAACTGGAACAAAGTTACGATAACTTTATGGAAGAGTTCCTGACGATTTTACATCGCCAAGCTTTTGCCTCCGCAGAAAAGAAATAG
- the tolA gene encoding cell envelope integrity protein TolA, whose translation MGKKTKPIRSKLSGSVILSTALHLLVIALLIWGSLTQKWDLGGGGGEDGQVIDAIMVDPNAVVQQYNQQKAQQANVQKAEQVRKERAEQQEEELRQQQMKEQERLKTLEVERLQAKEAAEAQKREAALAAAKAKEEQKVAEEAAAQAKAERDRILKEQADAKQQAEAEAKKQAELAAKQKAEEAKAKAEADAKAKAEADAKAKAAAEAKAKAAAEAKAKAAAQQQSKAVDSLLDGLMADGNKQSGAAAAGQGGGNRTGANNAGVATYIGQVKTAIEQKFIDPELYKGRTCELKVSIAPDGLLISAKVVGGDPSLCQVALRAANTAKLPKPPKDVYEQVKSSVIEFKP comes from the coding sequence GTGGGAAAGAAGACGAAACCAATCCGAAGTAAATTGAGCGGTTCAGTTATCTTGTCTACCGCCTTGCATTTACTCGTTATCGCATTGCTTATCTGGGGGTCATTAACTCAGAAATGGGATTTAGGTGGCGGCGGTGGAGAAGACGGGCAAGTTATTGATGCTATTATGGTCGATCCTAATGCTGTGGTACAGCAGTATAATCAACAGAAAGCGCAACAAGCTAATGTCCAAAAAGCCGAGCAAGTGCGTAAAGAGCGTGCAGAGCAACAAGAAGAAGAGCTGCGTCAGCAGCAAATGAAAGAACAAGAACGTTTGAAAACGTTAGAAGTTGAACGTTTACAAGCGAAAGAAGCGGCAGAAGCTCAAAAACGTGAAGCTGCATTAGCTGCTGCGAAAGCAAAAGAAGAACAAAAAGTTGCAGAAGAAGCAGCTGCACAAGCGAAAGCAGAGCGTGATCGCATCTTAAAAGAACAAGCAGATGCTAAACAACAAGCGGAAGCTGAAGCGAAAAAACAAGCTGAGTTAGCAGCGAAGCAAAAAGCGGAAGAGGCAAAAGCTAAAGCCGAGGCAGATGCTAAAGCCAAAGCCGAGGCCGATGCAAAAGCGAAAGCTGCAGCAGAGGCAAAAGCGAAAGCTGCTGCGGAAGCTAAAGCCAAAGCTGCTGCTCAACAACAAAGTAAAGCAGTAGATAGTTTACTTGATGGTTTAATGGCTGATGGTAACAAACAAAGCGGTGCAGCTGCAGCTGGCCAAGGCGGTGGAAATCGCACTGGTGCCAATAATGCAGGTGTTGCTACTTATATTGGACAAGTGAAAACAGCTATTGAACAGAAGTTTATTGACCCTGAGTTGTATAAAGGGCGAACTTGTGAGCTAAAAGTCAGTATTGCACCTGATGGCTTGTTAATCAGTGCGAAGGTTGTTGGAGGCGATCCTTCTTTATGTCAAGTGGCATTAAGAGCAGCGAATACCGCTAAATTACCTAAGCCACCGAAAGATGTTTACGAGCAAGTAAAATCATCAGTAATTGAGTTTAAACCATAA
- a CDS encoding DUF4440 domain-containing protein, translated as MNFNTDSIIESIKSLHDEIETVFTQYPLSVDAITKIENLLSQEFSMVGISGKAVSYDDVIAMFRQNAGKRSGLKIKTDDYKIIYQSDCLALVRYQETHSENKKILMRESVVLLRRNSHDECWQWHYLHETPISNN; from the coding sequence ATGAATTTTAATACTGACTCAATTATAGAAAGCATTAAATCTTTGCATGATGAGATTGAAACGGTTTTTACGCAATATCCCCTATCAGTCGATGCCATTACAAAAATAGAAAATCTTTTATCTCAAGAATTTTCAATGGTAGGGATCAGTGGAAAAGCAGTGAGTTATGATGACGTTATCGCGATGTTCAGACAAAATGCAGGAAAAAGAAGTGGTCTTAAAATAAAAACGGACGATTATAAAATAATTTATCAGTCTGATTGTTTGGCGCTTGTCAGATATCAAGAAACACACAGTGAAAATAAGAAAATTCTTATGCGCGAATCGGTGGTGTTATTGAGACGCAATTCTCATGATGAGTGTTGGCAGTGGCACTATCTTCATGAAACACCAATCTCAAATAATTGA